A part of Agromyces protaetiae genomic DNA contains:
- a CDS encoding DNA-3-methyladenine glycosylase, whose amino-acid sequence MTLLIPATREALAIDSVELAPRLLGAVLSHETPEGVVSVRLSEVEAYRGVGIDPGSHSFRGETKRNRVMFGEAGHLYAYFTYGMHTCLNIVSGHPGVSSAVLLRGATVVEGIELARVRRPGASDRDLARGPARLGLALGVPLSASGDDLLAPPYALSLPVEPLAYEQGPRVGVSGAGGGADYPWRFWLPGDPGVSPYKRHPRAEG is encoded by the coding sequence GTGACCCTCCTCATCCCGGCCACTCGCGAGGCGCTCGCGATCGACTCGGTCGAACTCGCGCCACGCCTGCTCGGTGCGGTGCTGTCGCACGAGACCCCCGAGGGCGTCGTTTCGGTGCGGCTCAGCGAGGTCGAGGCCTATCGAGGCGTCGGCATCGATCCCGGATCGCACTCGTTCCGGGGAGAGACCAAGCGCAATCGGGTGATGTTCGGCGAGGCCGGACATCTCTACGCCTATTTCACCTACGGCATGCACACGTGCCTCAACATCGTGTCGGGGCATCCGGGGGTGTCTTCGGCGGTGCTCCTTCGCGGGGCGACCGTCGTCGAGGGCATCGAGCTCGCGCGCGTTCGGCGGCCCGGCGCGTCCGACCGCGACCTCGCGCGCGGGCCGGCGAGACTCGGGCTCGCGCTCGGCGTGCCGTTGTCGGCGAGCGGCGACGACCTGCTCGCACCGCCGTACGCGCTCAGTCTGCCGGTCGAGCCGCTGGCGTACGAGCAGGGCCCGCGCGTCGGCGTCTCAGGAGCCGGCGGGGGAGCGGACTACCCGTGGCGGTTCTGGTTGCCGGGCGATCCGGGTGTGTCGCCGTACAAGCGGCATCCGCGCGCCGAAGGCTGA
- the argH gene encoding argininosuccinate lyase gives MTTESTEPHGTNEGSLWGARFASGPSPELQRLSKSTHFDWQLARYDLAGSRAHARALAAAGYLEASELDAMLAGLDALEARIESGDLVATDTDEDVHGALEAALIAEVGPEIGGKLRAGRSRNDQIATLVRLYLKDHAATIGRDLVHLVDALAAQADAHRTAIMPGRTHLQHAQPVLLAHHLLAHAWALSRDLERLVDWTKRADVSPYGGGALAGSTLGLDAASVAHDLGLATPSENSIDGTASRDVVAEFAFVTAMIGIDVSRIAEEIILWNTREFGFVTLHDGYSTGSSIMPQKKNPDIAELARGKSGRLIGNLTGLLATLKALPLAYNRDLQEDKEPVFDSVETLEVLLPAFTGMIATLTFHTDRMAALAPAGFSLATDVAEWLVKRKVPFRDAHEITGALVRAAEQRGVGLEDLDDAALAEVSPLLTPDVREVLTIEGSVASRSGIGGTAPERVAEQFAKLADRVRHLVSGLPEVK, from the coding sequence ATGACGACCGAGTCGACCGAACCGCACGGCACCAACGAAGGCTCGCTCTGGGGCGCCCGCTTCGCGAGCGGCCCGTCACCAGAGCTGCAGCGACTCTCGAAGTCGACGCACTTCGACTGGCAGCTCGCCCGCTACGACCTCGCCGGGTCGCGCGCCCACGCCCGCGCGCTCGCCGCAGCGGGCTACCTCGAGGCATCCGAACTCGACGCCATGCTCGCGGGCCTCGACGCCCTCGAAGCCCGCATCGAGTCGGGCGACCTCGTCGCGACCGACACCGACGAAGACGTCCACGGCGCCCTCGAGGCGGCGCTCATCGCCGAGGTCGGCCCCGAGATCGGCGGCAAGCTCCGCGCCGGCCGCAGCCGCAACGACCAGATCGCAACCCTCGTGCGCCTCTACCTGAAGGACCACGCCGCGACCATCGGACGCGACCTCGTGCACCTCGTCGACGCGCTCGCCGCGCAAGCCGACGCGCACCGCACCGCCATCATGCCGGGTCGCACGCACCTCCAGCACGCGCAGCCCGTGCTCCTCGCACACCACCTCCTCGCGCACGCGTGGGCGCTCTCGCGCGACCTCGAACGGCTTGTCGACTGGACGAAGCGCGCGGATGTCTCGCCGTACGGCGGCGGCGCGCTCGCCGGGTCGACGCTCGGCCTCGACGCCGCATCCGTGGCCCACGACCTCGGCCTCGCGACGCCGTCGGAGAACTCGATCGACGGCACCGCGAGCCGCGACGTCGTCGCCGAGTTCGCGTTCGTGACGGCGATGATCGGCATCGACGTGTCGCGCATCGCCGAAGAGATCATCCTGTGGAACACGCGGGAGTTCGGCTTCGTGACCCTCCACGACGGCTACTCGACGGGCTCGTCGATCATGCCGCAGAAGAAGAACCCCGACATCGCCGAACTGGCGCGCGGTAAGTCGGGCCGGCTCATCGGCAACCTCACGGGCCTCCTCGCGACGCTCAAGGCGCTTCCCCTCGCCTACAACCGCGACCTCCAAGAAGACAAAGAGCCGGTGTTCGACTCGGTCGAGACGCTCGAGGTGCTGCTGCCCGCGTTCACGGGCATGATCGCGACGCTCACCTTCCACACCGACCGGATGGCGGCGCTCGCGCCCGCCGGGTTCTCACTCGCGACGGATGTCGCGGAGTGGCTCGTGAAGCGCAAGGTGCCCTTCCGCGACGCCCACGAGATCACCGGTGCGCTCGTGCGTGCCGCCGAGCAGCGCGGCGTCGGGCTCGAAGACCTCGACGATGCGGCGCTCGCCGAGGTGTCGCCGCTCCTCACGCCCGACGTGCGAGAGGTGTTGACGATCGAAGGCTCGGTCGCGAGCCGGTCGGGCATCGGCGGCACGGCGCCCGAGCGGGTGGCCGAGCAGTTCGCGAAGCTCGCCGACCGGGTACGGCATCTCGTGTCGGGGCTGCCCGAGGTCAAGTGA
- the argF gene encoding ornithine carbamoyltransferase: MTRHFLRDDDLSPAEQAEILDLAIRLKADRYAERPLAGPGTVAVIFDKTSTRTRVSFSVGIADLGGVPLVISSTESQLGAKESIADTARVLERQVEAIVWRTFSQAGLEEMADGTTVPVVNALSDDFHPCQLLADLLTVREHFGETAGRTLAYVGDGANNMAHSYLLAGVTAGMHVRIGSPADYAPRADIVEDARRIAAETGGSVVVTVDPREAVSGADVVVTDTWVSMGQEAEKAERLAVFGDYGVTDALFGEASADAVFLHCLPAYRGYEVEASVIDGPHSLVWDEAENRLHAQKALLVWLLAKNANAAAHSEENAR; the protein is encoded by the coding sequence ATGACCCGCCATTTCCTCCGCGACGACGACCTGTCGCCCGCCGAACAGGCCGAGATCCTCGACCTCGCGATTCGGCTGAAGGCCGACCGCTACGCCGAACGCCCGCTCGCGGGCCCCGGCACCGTCGCCGTCATCTTCGACAAGACCTCGACCCGCACGCGCGTCTCCTTCTCGGTCGGCATCGCCGACCTCGGGGGCGTGCCGCTCGTCATCTCGTCGACCGAGAGCCAGTTGGGTGCGAAAGAGTCGATCGCCGACACCGCGCGCGTCCTCGAGCGCCAGGTCGAGGCGATCGTGTGGCGCACCTTCTCGCAGGCCGGTCTCGAAGAGATGGCGGATGGCACGACCGTCCCCGTCGTCAACGCACTCTCCGACGACTTCCATCCGTGCCAGCTCCTCGCCGACCTCTTGACGGTGCGCGAGCACTTCGGCGAGACCGCGGGCCGCACGCTCGCCTACGTGGGCGACGGCGCCAACAACATGGCCCATTCCTACCTGCTCGCGGGCGTCACCGCAGGCATGCACGTCCGTATCGGATCGCCCGCCGATTACGCTCCGCGCGCCGACATCGTCGAGGACGCGCGCCGGATCGCAGCTGAGACGGGCGGATCGGTCGTCGTCACGGTCGACCCGCGCGAAGCGGTCTCGGGCGCCGACGTCGTCGTCACCGACACCTGGGTGTCGATGGGCCAGGAGGCCGAGAAGGCCGAACGCCTCGCCGTCTTCGGCGACTACGGCGTGACCGACGCGCTCTTCGGCGAAGCGTCCGCCGACGCCGTATTCCTCCACTGCCTGCCCGCCTACCGCGGTTACGAGGTCGAGGCGTCCGTCATCGACGGACCGCACTCGCTCGTGTGGGACGAAGCCGAGAACCGCCTGCACGCGCAGAAGGCGCTCCTCGTCTGGCTCCTCGCGAAGAACGCGAACGCCGCCGCCCACTCCGAGGAGAACGCACGATGA
- a CDS encoding acetylornithine transaminase, giving the protein MSGGTWQSRFDERIMRSIGMPLRKLERGDGARVWDDEGNEYLDFLAGIAVNALGHAHPVFVEAVTAQASKIAHVSNYFATEPAIELAERVTRLAGTTDGGRAWFGNSGAEANEAALKLARLNNSGGARTRVLALVDAFHGRTTGALALTGKPHMRQPFEPLIGGIEHIPATLEALEASIDDSVAALFVEPIQGEAGVVELPDGFLEKARELTTRHGALLIVDEIQTGAGRTGAWFAFQHAGITPDAITIAKGIGGGFPIGGLVTFGATSDLYQKGQHGSTFGGNPLATAVANAVLGEIERAGLVERAAVNGVALRERIEAIGSPLVTGVRGRGLLLGVALAEPVAVQVMHAALDAGLIVNAANDSTIRLAPPLIIGDAELDEFADRFGRALETVLAETSVASLS; this is encoded by the coding sequence ATGAGCGGCGGCACTTGGCAGTCACGGTTCGACGAGCGCATCATGCGTTCGATCGGGATGCCGCTGCGCAAGCTCGAACGCGGCGACGGCGCGCGGGTGTGGGACGACGAGGGCAACGAGTACCTCGACTTCCTCGCGGGCATCGCCGTCAACGCGCTCGGCCACGCGCACCCCGTGTTCGTCGAGGCTGTGACGGCGCAGGCGTCGAAGATCGCGCACGTCTCCAACTACTTCGCGACCGAGCCCGCGATCGAACTCGCCGAGCGCGTGACGCGGCTCGCGGGGACGACCGACGGCGGCCGTGCCTGGTTCGGCAACTCGGGCGCCGAGGCGAACGAGGCCGCGCTCAAGCTCGCACGCCTGAACAACTCGGGCGGGGCGCGCACTCGCGTCCTCGCGCTCGTCGACGCGTTCCACGGCCGCACGACCGGAGCGCTCGCGCTCACCGGCAAGCCGCACATGCGGCAGCCGTTCGAGCCCCTCATCGGCGGCATCGAGCACATCCCCGCGACGCTCGAGGCGCTCGAGGCATCCATCGACGACTCGGTCGCCGCCCTCTTCGTCGAACCGATCCAGGGCGAAGCCGGCGTCGTCGAATTGCCCGACGGGTTCCTCGAGAAGGCCCGCGAGTTGACGACCCGACACGGCGCGCTCCTCATCGTCGACGAGATCCAGACGGGCGCCGGCCGCACGGGTGCATGGTTCGCGTTCCAGCACGCGGGCATCACGCCCGACGCGATCACGATCGCGAAGGGCATCGGCGGCGGATTCCCGATCGGCGGACTCGTGACCTTCGGCGCGACGAGCGACCTCTACCAGAAGGGCCAGCACGGCTCGACGTTCGGCGGCAACCCGCTCGCGACGGCCGTCGCGAACGCGGTGCTCGGCGAGATCGAGCGGGCCGGACTCGTCGAGCGCGCGGCCGTCAACGGTGTCGCGCTCCGTGAGCGCATCGAGGCCATCGGTTCGCCGCTCGTCACCGGCGTCCGCGGTCGCGGACTGCTGCTCGGCGTCGCGCTCGCCGAGCCCGTCGCCGTGCAGGTCATGCACGCGGCGCTCGACGCCGGCCTCATCGTCAACGCCGCGAACGACTCGACGATCCGCCTCGCGCCGCCCCTCATCATCGGCGATGCCGAGCTCGACGAGTTCGCCGACCGGTTCGGGCGTGCGCTCGAGACCGTCCTCGCCGAGACATCCGTCGCGTCCCTCTCCTGA
- the argJ gene encoding bifunctional glutamate N-acetyltransferase/amino-acid acetyltransferase ArgJ: protein MTVTAAQGFEAAGIAAGIKRTGALDLAVVVNRGPSQAGAAVFTSNRAKANPIIWSQQVVVDGVVSAIVLNSGGANCFTGPEGFQVTHRTAEAAASALGVSAGDVLVCSTGLIGDQLDGEVLEEGVLSAANRLGSDEQAGADAARAIMTTDSKPKTVVVDGGGWTVGGMAKGAGMLAPGLATMLVVLTTDAAAEASDLDTALRAATRVTFDRLDSDGCMSTNDQVTLLASGASGVTPTLEELTAAVTAACDSLASQLQADAEGASHDITIEVVGAVTEDDAVEVGRSVARNNLFKAAIFGNDPNWGRVLAAIGTTQAPFDPYLVDVSMNGVQVCHAGRPDRPRDEVDLTPRATHVLIELHAGEASAAIRTNDLTHDYVHENSAYSS, encoded by the coding sequence GTGACCGTCACCGCCGCGCAAGGCTTCGAAGCGGCGGGCATCGCCGCGGGCATCAAGCGCACCGGCGCGCTCGACCTCGCGGTCGTCGTGAACCGCGGACCGTCGCAGGCGGGCGCCGCCGTCTTCACGTCGAACCGGGCGAAGGCCAATCCGATCATCTGGTCGCAGCAGGTCGTCGTCGACGGCGTCGTCTCGGCGATCGTGCTCAACTCGGGCGGGGCGAACTGCTTCACCGGCCCCGAGGGGTTCCAGGTGACGCACCGCACGGCCGAGGCGGCGGCGTCGGCGCTCGGCGTGTCGGCGGGCGACGTGCTCGTGTGTTCGACGGGGTTGATCGGCGACCAGCTCGACGGCGAGGTCCTCGAAGAGGGCGTGCTGTCGGCGGCGAACCGGCTCGGCTCCGACGAGCAAGCGGGCGCCGATGCGGCCCGGGCCATCATGACGACCGACTCGAAGCCCAAAACCGTCGTGGTCGACGGCGGCGGCTGGACGGTGGGCGGCATGGCGAAGGGCGCGGGCATGCTCGCTCCCGGCCTCGCCACGATGCTCGTCGTGCTGACGACCGACGCGGCGGCAGAGGCATCCGACCTCGACACGGCGCTCCGCGCCGCGACGCGCGTGACGTTCGACCGGCTCGACTCCGACGGCTGCATGTCGACGAACGACCAGGTGACGCTCCTCGCGAGCGGCGCCTCGGGCGTCACGCCCACGCTCGAAGAGCTCACGGCGGCGGTGACGGCCGCGTGCGATTCGCTCGCCTCGCAACTGCAGGCCGACGCCGAGGGCGCGAGCCACGACATCACGATCGAGGTCGTGGGCGCCGTGACCGAAGACGACGCCGTCGAGGTCGGCCGCTCGGTCGCCCGTAACAACCTCTTCAAGGCCGCGATCTTCGGCAACGACCCCAACTGGGGCCGGGTGCTCGCCGCGATCGGTACGACGCAGGCACCGTTCGATCCCTACCTCGTCGACGTGTCGATGAACGGCGTGCAGGTCTGCCACGCGGGTCGCCCCGACCGGCCGCGCGACGAGGTCGACCTCACGCCGCGTGCCACACACGTGCTCATCGAACTGCACGCGGGCGAGGCATCCGCCGCCATTCGCACGAACGATCTCACGCACGACTACGTGCACGAGAACAGCGCCTACTCGAGCTGA
- the argC gene encoding N-acetyl-gamma-glutamyl-phosphate reductase: MTYSVAVSGASGYAGGEILRLLADHPDFEVRTVTAHSSAGQPLVAAQPHLRSYTHLTLKETSAETLAGHDVVFLALPHGASGAVAAELSEDTLVIDCGADHRLESPVDWAAFYGGEHHGSWAYGVPELPRLQGTQRDRLAKSRRIAAPGCNASTVALSLAPGIRAGVIDEHDLVSVLAVGPSGAGKSLKPHLLASEILGSANPYAVGGTHRHIPEIQQALRWAGASEPTISFTPVLVPMARGILATSSAKLVPGTTAAQVRAAWEDAYAGERFVQLLPEGEFPKTSDVTGANTALIGLAVDEAAGRVVVIAAVDNLVKGTAGAAIQSANIALGLAESTGLPVNGVAP; encoded by the coding sequence ATGACCTACTCCGTCGCCGTTTCCGGCGCATCCGGCTATGCCGGTGGAGAAATCCTTCGGCTCCTCGCCGATCACCCCGATTTCGAAGTCCGCACCGTCACGGCGCACTCGAGCGCCGGCCAGCCGCTCGTCGCAGCGCAGCCGCACCTGCGCAGCTACACGCATCTGACGCTCAAAGAGACCTCGGCCGAGACGCTCGCGGGGCACGACGTCGTCTTCCTGGCGCTGCCGCACGGCGCGTCAGGGGCCGTGGCCGCCGAGCTTTCCGAGGACACGCTCGTGATCGACTGCGGTGCCGACCACCGACTCGAGTCGCCTGTCGACTGGGCGGCGTTCTACGGCGGCGAGCATCACGGGTCGTGGGCCTACGGGGTGCCCGAACTGCCGCGGCTCCAGGGCACGCAGCGCGACCGGCTCGCGAAGTCGCGGCGCATCGCGGCACCGGGCTGCAACGCCTCGACCGTCGCGCTGTCGCTCGCCCCGGGCATCCGGGCAGGCGTCATCGACGAGCACGACCTCGTGTCCGTGCTCGCGGTCGGCCCGTCGGGGGCCGGCAAGAGCTTGAAGCCCCACCTCCTCGCGTCCGAGATCCTCGGCTCGGCGAACCCGTATGCCGTCGGCGGCACGCACCGGCACATCCCCGAGATCCAGCAGGCGCTGCGGTGGGCGGGCGCATCGGAGCCGACGATCTCGTTCACGCCCGTGCTCGTGCCGATGGCGCGGGGCATCCTCGCGACCTCGTCGGCGAAGCTCGTGCCGGGCACGACGGCGGCGCAAGTGCGCGCCGCGTGGGAGGACGCGTACGCGGGGGAGCGGTTCGTGCAGTTGCTTCCCGAGGGCGAGTTCCCGAAGACTTCGGATGTCACGGGCGCGAACACCGCGCTCATCGGCCTCGCCGTCGACGAGGCTGCGGGTCGTGTCGTCGTGATCGCCGCCGTCGACAATCTCGTGAAGGGCACCGCGGGTGCCGCCATCCAATCCGCCAACATCGCGCTCGGTCTCGCCGAGTCGACCGGCCTTCCCGTGAACGGAGTCGCCCCGTGA
- the pheT gene encoding phenylalanine--tRNA ligase subunit beta has protein sequence MRVPLSWLAEYVELKPGTTPEDVHAALVKVGLEEEGVHAFEVSGPIVVGEVLEFVEEPQSNGKTIRWCQVRVAPEGEVAADGGEAVHGIVCGARNFFVGDKVVVTLPGATLPGPFPIAARKTYGHVSDGMIASTKELGLGDDHDGILRLSTLGVDAPVGTDAIALLGLNDAAVEINVTPDRGYAFSIRGVAREYAHATGAVFRDPVGAVAARAVETTDASGSAAADGTAFPVAIADESPIRGKVGASVFATRIVRGVDATRPTPPWMIARLKLAGIRSLSLLVDITNYVMLELGQPIHGYDLDLLRGGIVVRRARAGETLETLDGKVRKLDAEDLLITDDRGAIGLAGVMGGAETEISDATANVLIEAANFDPVSIARTARRHKLPSEASKRFERGVDPEIAAAAAARVAQLMADLAGGSVDAVAPVVGGAPAREAIILPDAFVSRLIGVDYTAAEVHDALAEIGAVVTPVDRALEVVPPSWRPDLTGREELAEEVARLVGYDRIPAVLPVAPPGRGLTRSQRLRKQVADVLAGSGSTEVLAFPFTADADNQRFGSVDGSPVAQVKVANALDATRPYLRRSLLPGLVEVARRNLSRGLVDLDVFELGLVFLPSEDGTLGSADLPAGGALPSDAELAALRAGIPVQPRHAAVLLTGSLLQKAPGRPAVAVGLADALDRVRRIALATGVEIEIAQGRHAALHPGRTAELRVAGERVGFAGELHPALAAELDLPRVVAVAELDLDAVIAAGDRPVEATPIGTFPAATQDLSLVVARDVPAGEVAAAVREGAGELLEHLELVDDYRGQGVAADAKSLTFALRFRAPDRTLTAAEASEAKLAGSALAGARFGAAIRD, from the coding sequence ATGCGCGTGCCTCTTTCCTGGCTCGCCGAGTACGTCGAGCTCAAGCCGGGCACGACGCCCGAAGACGTCCACGCCGCCCTCGTGAAGGTCGGGCTCGAAGAAGAGGGCGTGCACGCCTTCGAGGTGTCCGGGCCCATCGTCGTGGGCGAGGTCCTCGAGTTCGTCGAGGAGCCGCAGTCCAACGGCAAGACGATCCGCTGGTGCCAGGTGCGCGTCGCGCCCGAGGGCGAGGTCGCGGCCGACGGCGGCGAGGCCGTGCACGGCATCGTGTGCGGTGCGCGCAACTTCTTCGTGGGCGACAAGGTCGTCGTGACGCTGCCGGGTGCCACGCTGCCGGGTCCGTTCCCGATCGCGGCGCGCAAGACCTATGGGCACGTCTCCGACGGCATGATCGCCTCGACGAAGGAGCTCGGCCTCGGCGACGACCACGACGGCATCCTGCGGCTCTCGACGCTCGGTGTCGACGCGCCCGTCGGCACCGACGCGATCGCGCTCCTCGGCCTGAACGACGCGGCCGTCGAGATCAACGTCACGCCCGACCGCGGCTACGCGTTCTCGATCCGCGGCGTCGCGCGCGAGTACGCGCACGCCACGGGCGCGGTCTTCCGCGACCCGGTCGGGGCGGTCGCCGCGCGCGCGGTCGAGACGACGGATGCCTCGGGCTCGGCCGCTGCCGACGGCACGGCGTTCCCCGTGGCGATCGCCGACGAGTCGCCCATCCGCGGCAAGGTCGGCGCATCCGTGTTCGCGACGCGCATCGTGCGCGGCGTCGACGCGACCCGTCCGACGCCCCCGTGGATGATCGCGCGGCTGAAGCTCGCGGGCATCCGCTCGCTGTCGCTCCTCGTCGACATCACGAACTACGTCATGCTCGAACTCGGCCAGCCGATCCACGGCTACGACCTCGACCTCCTGCGGGGCGGCATCGTCGTGCGCCGGGCCCGCGCCGGCGAGACCCTCGAGACCCTCGACGGCAAGGTGCGGAAGCTCGACGCCGAAGACCTCCTCATCACCGACGACCGCGGCGCGATCGGCCTCGCGGGCGTGATGGGCGGCGCCGAGACCGAGATCTCGGACGCCACCGCCAACGTCTTGATCGAGGCGGCGAACTTCGACCCGGTGTCGATCGCGCGCACGGCGCGTCGGCACAAGCTGCCGAGCGAGGCGTCCAAGCGCTTCGAGCGCGGCGTCGACCCCGAGATCGCGGCGGCGGCCGCGGCGCGGGTCGCTCAGCTCATGGCCGACCTCGCGGGCGGCTCGGTCGACGCGGTCGCACCCGTCGTGGGCGGCGCGCCCGCGCGCGAGGCGATCATTCTTCCCGACGCCTTCGTGTCGCGCCTCATCGGCGTCGACTACACGGCCGCCGAGGTGCACGATGCGCTCGCCGAGATCGGCGCCGTCGTGACGCCCGTCGACCGCGCGCTCGAGGTCGTGCCGCCGAGCTGGCGCCCCGACCTCACGGGCCGCGAAGAGCTCGCCGAAGAGGTCGCCCGACTCGTCGGCTACGACCGCATCCCGGCCGTGCTGCCCGTCGCGCCGCCCGGTCGCGGCCTCACGCGTTCGCAGCGCCTGCGCAAGCAGGTCGCCGACGTGCTGGCGGGCTCGGGCTCGACCGAGGTGCTCGCGTTCCCGTTCACGGCCGACGCCGACAACCAGCGCTTCGGCAGCGTCGACGGCTCGCCGGTCGCGCAGGTGAAGGTCGCGAACGCGCTCGATGCGACGCGTCCCTACCTGCGCCGGTCGCTGCTTCCGGGTCTCGTCGAGGTTGCACGCCGCAACCTTTCGCGCGGACTCGTCGACCTCGACGTGTTCGAACTCGGGCTCGTCTTCCTGCCGTCCGAAGACGGCACGCTCGGCTCGGCCGACCTGCCCGCGGGCGGGGCGCTGCCGTCCGACGCCGAGCTCGCCGCGCTCCGCGCGGGCATCCCCGTGCAGCCGCGGCACGCCGCCGTGCTCCTCACGGGCTCGCTGCTGCAGAAGGCGCCGGGCCGTCCGGCGGTCGCCGTGGGCCTCGCCGACGCGCTCGACCGCGTGCGCCGCATCGCGCTCGCGACGGGCGTCGAGATCGAGATCGCGCAGGGCCGTCATGCTGCGCTCCACCCGGGTCGCACGGCCGAGCTCCGCGTCGCGGGCGAGCGCGTCGGCTTCGCGGGCGAGCTGCACCCGGCGCTCGCCGCCGAGCTCGACCTGCCGCGTGTGGTCGCGGTCGCCGAGCTCGACCTCGACGCCGTCATCGCCGCGGGCGACCGTCCCGTCGAGGCGACGCCCATCGGCACGTTCCCGGCCGCGACGCAAGACCTGTCGCTCGTCGTGGCGCGCGACGTGCCCGCGGGCGAGGTCGCGGCGGCCGTGCGCGAAGGCGCGGGCGAGCTGCTCGAGCACCTCGAGCTCGTCGACGACTACCGCGGCCAGGGTGTCGCCGCCGACGCGAAGAGCCTCACGTTCGCGTTGCGTTTCCGCGCCCCCGACCGCACGCTGACTGCGGCCGAGGCGAGCGAGGCGAAGCTCGCGGGCTCGGCGCTCGCAGGCGCGCGCTTCGGGGCAGCCATCCGCGACTGA
- the pheS gene encoding phenylalanine--tRNA ligase subunit alpha, which translates to MSEPTEITESAVDAAVDAALAAIAAADDSAALKQVRTEHTGEKSPLAQLNALLRDVPNDQKAALGKLVGQARGRVNQAFTAREAEITAAEAEAQLAAEAVDVTALPSRVQAGARHPLSLLQDRVSEVFTGMGWEIAEGPEVESEWFNFDALNFDADHPARAMQDTFFIDPPESHLVLRTHTSPVQVRSMLDREVPIYVLAPGRVYRTDEFDATHLPVFMQFEGLAVDKGLTMAHLKGTLDHFVKSIFGDEAQVRLRPSFFPFTEPSAELDFWHPTFKGGARWIEWGGCGMVHPNVLRSAGIDPDVYTGFAFGMGVERGLMLRDGVQDMRDMAEGDVRFSQQFGMVV; encoded by the coding sequence GTGTCCGAGCCCACAGAAATCACCGAGTCCGCGGTCGACGCGGCCGTCGATGCGGCACTCGCCGCGATCGCGGCGGCAGACGACTCCGCCGCGCTCAAGCAGGTCCGTACCGAGCACACGGGCGAGAAGTCGCCGCTCGCGCAGCTGAACGCGCTCCTGCGCGATGTGCCGAACGATCAGAAGGCCGCTCTCGGCAAGCTCGTCGGGCAGGCGCGCGGGCGCGTGAACCAGGCGTTCACGGCGCGCGAGGCCGAGATCACGGCCGCCGAGGCCGAGGCGCAGCTCGCGGCCGAGGCGGTGGACGTCACGGCGTTGCCCTCTCGCGTCCAGGCGGGCGCGAGGCATCCGCTGTCGCTTCTGCAAGACCGGGTGAGCGAGGTCTTCACGGGCATGGGCTGGGAGATCGCCGAAGGCCCCGAGGTCGAAAGCGAGTGGTTCAACTTCGACGCGTTGAACTTCGACGCCGACCACCCCGCGCGCGCCATGCAAGACACCTTCTTCATCGATCCGCCCGAATCGCACCTCGTGCTGCGGACGCACACGAGCCCCGTGCAGGTGCGCTCGATGCTCGACCGCGAGGTGCCGATCTACGTGCTCGCGCCGGGCCGCGTGTACCGCACCGACGAGTTCGACGCGACGCACCTGCCCGTCTTCATGCAGTTCGAGGGGCTCGCGGTCGACAAGGGCCTCACGATGGCGCACCTGAAGGGCACGCTCGACCACTTCGTGAAGTCGATCTTCGGCGACGAGGCGCAGGTGCGTCTGCGTCCGAGCTTCTTCCCGTTCACCGAGCCGAGCGCCGAGCTCGACTTCTGGCACCCGACCTTCAAGGGCGGCGCGCGCTGGATCGAGTGGGGCGGCTGCGGCATGGTGCACCCGAACGTGCTGCGTTCGGCGGGCATCGACCCCGACGTGTACACGGGCTTCGCGTTCGGCATGGGCGTCGAGCGCGGCCTCATGCTGCGCGACGGCGTGCAAGACATGCGCGACATGGCCGAGGGCGATGTCCGCTTCTCCCAGCAGTTCGGAATGGTGGTCTGA